atttattttattttattttgtttctaattacttatttattttactttatgataattctttttgctattaaagtttctaacaaaaaaagttctttatgaaaattatttttgctttcaatgattttgaacagaaaatacttcgataattttagttgcatcaattttatataattttagtttcaataatactagaggttgcttataatgttttgaacagaaaatactttgataattttagtttcataaattttatttatgttattaaagtttattttattttgtttctacttatatattttattaaagtttatattattttgtttctaattacttatttattttatttgttatttttcatgcaccatttttcatgcatttactgattattttgagctataagaccctaaaattaaaaagcatttcaaatgaactctgaaaaggttgaaagttggcatggtaccatcatttcatccacatagcatgtgcaagaaagttgagagggttacgacaaaaactggatgcacttcgtgtacaaaacggacaatctctttcgaagtatcaggatttcatacggaaactcgtctgttacaaagggatttcatttttttaaacttatttgaactcctgactttttgtgtgttcaaaatgcaccattcaaagccacatcatcaattttcaaccctttctgacttcatttgttatttttcatgcatttactaattattttgagctataagaccctaaaattaaaaagcatttcaaatgaactctgaaaaggttgaaagttggcatggtatcatcatttcatccacatagcatgtgcaagaaagttgagagggttacggcaaaaactagatgcacttcgtgtacaaaacggacaatggtatcatactcgtctgttacaaagttggcatggtatcatcataatagttgcgggagaaagtcttcactttttctttgcttgtgtcatttgcttattgcgccgtaaccatggataatcttcgtcgtttatcaggatgcttgggtcaaccttgactttgaagggaggaatttcatgaaacttttcataatcttcagacatgtctgtcttgccctccactcccacaatgtccctttttcctgaaagaactatgtggcgctttggctcatcgtatgatgtattcgcttccttatcttttctttttctcggtctagtagacatgtccttcacatagataagctgtgccacatcattagctaggacgaacggttcgtcagtgtacccaagattgttcagatccactgttgtcattccgtactgtgggtctacatgtaccccgcctcctgacagattgacccatttgcacttaaacaaagggaccttaaaatcatgtccgtagtcaagttcccatatgtccattatgtaaccataatatgtgtcctttcccctctcggttgctgcatcaaagcggacaccgctgttttggttggtgctcttttgatcttgggcgatcgtgtaaaatgtattcccatttatctcgtatcctttgtaagtcaatacagtcgaagatggtcccctggacaacgagtacaactcatcacaaacagtggtgtcacctctgagacgtgtttccaaccaactgctgaaagtcctgatgtgttcacatgtaatccagtcgtcacactgctccgggtgtttggagcgcagactgttcttctgttcatcgacatacggggtcaccaaggtagagttctgtagaactgtgtagtgtgcttgagaccaagaatatccgtccctgcatattattgagtcccctccaagcgtgccttttccagtcagtctcccctcataccgcaatttagggagacctatctttttaaggccaggaatgaagtcaacacaaaacccaatgacatcctctgtttgatggcccatggagatgcttccttctggcctagcgcggttacgaacatatttctttaggactcccatgaacctctcaaaggggaacatattgtgtagaaatacgggccccagaatgacaatcttgttgactagatgaactaggacgtgtgtcatgatattgaagaaggatggtgggaacaccagctcgaaactgacaagacattgcgccacatcactccttagccttggtatgatttctggatcgatcacattctgagagattgcattgaggaatgcacatagcttcacaatggctaatcggacgttttctggtagaagccccctcaatgcaaccggaagcagttgcgtcataatcacgtggcagtcatgagactttaggttctggaactttttctctggcatatttattattccctttatattcgacgagaagccagtcgggaccttcatactgagcaggcattcaaagaagatttctttctcttctttcgtaagagcgtagctggcaggaccttcatactgcttcggaggcatgccgtctttttcgtgcaaacgttgcaggtcctcccgtgcctcaggtgtatcttttgtcttcccatacacgcccaagaagcctagcaggttcacgcaaaggttcttcgtcacgtgcatcacgtcgattgaagagcggacctctagctctttccagtagggtaggtcccaaaatatagatttcttcttccacatgggtgcgtgtccctcagcgtcattcggaacagctagtccgccgggaccctttccaaagattacgtgtaaatcattgaccatagcaagtacgtgatcaccggtacgcatggcgggcttcttccggtgatctgcctcgcctttgaaatgcttgcgtttctttcgacattgatggttggtcggaagaaatcgacgatggcccaggtacacattcttcctgcatttgtccaggtatatactttcagtgtcatctaaacagtgcgtgcatgcgtggtatcccttgtttgtctgtcctgaaagattactgagagcgggccaatcgttgatggttacaaacagcaacgcgtgcaggttaaattcctcctgtttgtgctcatccaacgtacgtacaccgtttccattccacaactgtaaaagttcttcaactaatggccttaggtacacatcaatgtcgttgccagtttgcttagggccttggatgagaactggcatcataatgaacttccgcttcatgcacatccaaggaggaaggttatacatacatagagtcacgggccaggtgctgtgattgctgctctgctccccgaaaggattaatgccatccgcgcttaaaccaaaccatacgttccttgggtcagctgcaaactcagcccagtactttctctcgatttttctccactgcgacccgtcagcgggtgctctcaacttcccgtctttcttacggtccttactgtgccatcgcatcaacttggcatgctcttcgtttctgaacagacgtttcaaccgtggtattataggagcataccacatcaccttcgcaggaaccctcttcctggggggctcgccgtcaacatcaccagggtcatctcgtctgatcttataccgcaatgcaccgcataccgggcatgcgttcagatccttgtatgcaccgcggtagaggatgcagtcattagggcatgcatgtatcttctgcacctccaatcctagagggcatacgaccttctttgctgcgtatgtactgtcgggcaattcgttatcctttggaagcttcttcttcaatatttttaatagcttctcaaatcctttgtcaggcacaacattctctgccttccactgcagcaattccagtacggtaccgagctttatGTTGCCATCTTCgtaattggggtacaacccttttttgtgatcctctaacatgcgatcgaacttcagcttctccttttgactttcgcattgcgtccttgcatcgacaatgacccgacgaagatcatcatcatcgggcactggttcctcttgatcttcagcagcttccccccttgtagcatcattgggcacatcgtctggttcctcttgatcttcagcagcttcccccgttgcagcatcaccgtattcagggggcacatagttgtcatcgtcctcttcttcttcgccgtcttccatcataacccctatttctctgtgcctcgtccaaacattatagtgtggcatgaaacccttgtaaagcaggtgggtgtgaaggattttccggtcagagtaagacttcgtattcccacatgtagggcatggacaacacataaaaccattctgcttgtttgcctcggccacttcgagaaaatcatgcacgcccgtaatgtactcggaggtgtgtctgtcaccgtacatccattgccggttcatctgcgtgcattatatataattaagtgtgtcaaaaaccattacagaacatcatgaatagataattaagtgaccaaattaatagaagttcatcatcacattaaaaccaaagtacatacatagttctcatctaacaacatatattagctctccagagcatctaattaattaaaccatacattgaaactatgtaaaacatttcaatgcgaaaacaaatgcgatcataatcgcaaccaaggtaacaattgatccaacggtataatgataccaagcctcggtatgaatggcatattttctaatctttctaatcttcaagcgcattgcatccatcttgatcttgtgatcatcgacgacatccgcaacatgcaactccaatatcatcttctcctcctcaattttttttattttttccttcaagtaattgttttcttcttcaactaaatttaacctctcgacaatagggtcggttggaatttccggttcaaccacctcctagataaataaaatctatgtcacgttggtcggcatatttgtcataaacaataaatgaaccaaatagttataaaaagataatatataccacatccgaatcatagacaggacgagggccgacgggggcggataccaaaaccatcgcactatgtaataagaaggaataataaaagtaacaaaattagacaagtatctatctgaagtaagaatttttttctttcagaaagaagataagaacaagaggctcaccacggtggtgctggcgacgagatcggcgcgggcgatcgacggcggtgaagacggggacgggacgtgacagaccgctaaacctagacaaatctcggggaaaatggagctcggaggtcgagtttcgagaggagaaagattaactagtgtggctcagacatttcgtcgaacacctcatgtgcataggaggtgagctagagcacccaaatgccctcccctcgccggccagaaaaaacagagcactgtggagtgctctgctgtggcgatggggtatatataggcaactcattggtcccggttcgtggcaccaaccgggactaaagggggggcattggtcccggttggtgccacgaaccggtacgcatgcccccctttagtcccggttggtggcaccaaccgggaccaaaggccttgtggtgccccgcgtcaaaagtttagtcccacctcgctagttgagagagctcgagagtggtttataagcgctgctgcgcccaccctctcgagctcctctcaactgcaggctttcgggcctaaccgttctctttgcctgtggggcctactgggccttctgcgggcctgaatcctggcccatggatgggtttcaagtcgtattcaggccgtggtggccgagtaggtggcataatttttttccctgttttttgttttctcttttgctttatttattttgttttgtttctacttacaacaaaaaattATTTATTTCattccattttgtttctaattacttatgtattttactttatttattttatttttatttattttactgctgctatttttatttattttactgctgctattttatttattttattaaggtttatttattttatttactatagtttattttattttattttattaaggtttatttattttattaaggtttatttattttatttactataaaaaaatgaacatagatgcgcctatagagaaaattcaacctaaattcataataaatttctatgaaattcaaagaaatttactctaaatttaggtcaaattccctgtataagggcatctattttcaatTTGAGAGGacctcaacaaggcagagagggacgggcttataaaccggtgtgagcgcccttcggttggcgaggtgggactaaactctgaccgcaactaggaccaaccctttggtcccggttcaagccaccaaccgagaccaatggtggtgggccaggagcgaggcccattggtcccggtttgtcccaccaaccgggaccaaaggggccggacgaaccaggaccaatgcccccacgaggcccggcaggcccctggccgcacgaaccgggaccaatgctcacattagtcccggttcgtgactgaactgtgactaatgtgaatattgccctgtgaccaaagcccagttttctactagtgtacacAGCTCGCATCCCTTCAGCTTCCTCTTATGCGGGCATCCAAACAGGCCGGATTCTTCCCGCGCGGGTGTGATTGGACCTAATGCAAGCAaccaaacatatcattgatgtTTTTCGTGGATCAGCTGGCACAGGAGAAACGTTTCCCACATCCAAATGCTCCCTTTCATGGAGCTGAGGCGCTTACATAAAAAGGAAAACCAGTGCAATattatacttcctccgttcctaaatataagtctttgtagagatttcactatgaaccacatacggatgtatgtagatgcattttagagtgtagattcactcattttgcttcgtatgtagtccatagtgaaatctctacaaagacttatatttaggaacggagggagtacgtgtTAAAAGGTTTGCAATTGGTGCGTGATTTTTTCATGTTGAATACGACCAACAATCACTGATTCAAAACTCAGAAAGTACTCAATGCTAGACGGTTTTTAACACTATCATAGTATCATAAAACAcgggacgaagggagtacataTTATTGATAAAGAAAAGATATAACTTTCGTCGTACTAAAAATAAGGAATCTTCAGGAATTATCTCTTCATACACTGAAAATGATAAATGCTGCTACCTGCTCTCGTACTCATACTCCCGTTCTTTGACTGAGCAGTGACTATCAGAACATCAGTGAGTTGAAATCCAGAACACTATCATGCGGAAGTGAACGTTTGGCTCTTGGGTGTAATTACAGccgattttttttaaatagtaattTGTAAGAAAGTCAAAAAAATCCGAAACTTTTTGCAAACAAAGTAGACTATTGTTGCACTCATAAAATCTTTCGCGAAGAAATGACTTTCATGTGGTTGTGGACGTAAAAAACAGATTTGTCGCTGTATACGAGGTACTGTTCACGCTATATGTCCTGGGCAATTTGTCATTTTTGTCAGAATTTTGTCAGAGAATATTTAGTTACAGAATATTTTTGTACGACAGAGACAGCTCAAGTTTGTTGGGTAAAAGTTTTGGAACATTTTGactttttctgaattttttaaaAATAAAATCACTTATCAGGTGTAATTACCACCATGTTCAAAGGGTATTTTCCCCGATATGTATCTCTTCCACCAACGACTTTGCAAGTAAAAGCATGCATGGTTGGAACCTGAAACTGTCCGTTTTCTGCTACTCTGATCGCAGCAGAATACAGCTCTGTAAGATTTCTCCCGCGTCTGGAAACTGTGGAAACCAGGAGGCAGCAGTGAAAAAGCATTCCATGTAGGGGTGCAGGCGGCGGCCCGCTTCCTGTCTGCTAGCATCGAGATCTTCCATTAGAGGAGTTTAGCTTCTATTTCCTTGATGGCAGTCTTAGCTTGGCATCGATGAATGATTTTTATCTGTGCGAAGGTTTTTTGGGGGTGGATCTGTAGTTCCATTAGCTCGGTGATGAAACAGTTTAGCCACTGCTCTTCTTTCACAGTCCTGTTTTAACAATAAAATGGAAAGAACCATATTAAGATTCTATGTGAACCTGTGTAGGCACGGACTACCATTGACAGTAATTATAATCAAGTACGTATTAACTAAGATGAAATACAGCATATCAAGAGGAGCTCAGCCAGCAAAAGGGAAGCTCTACTCAGAACATTTATTACCTTAAACATATTTAGCTGAAAATTTCTTCCAGCGTTCATTCTCCTGAGCTTCAAGTAAGTGTATGCAAAACTCAACTGATCACGTGACGTGAAACGGTTGACCTCATTGAACCAAAGGCATGAAAATAAATTAGACATTGGTGTATGGGCACGTACGATGAAAGATCCTTCGGGCACATCTGCAAAATTGTTATACACTCGATCAACTCATTTACTCATAGGAGAATTTATCAAACATAAGTAAATGCTACTTACAACTCGGTAGAACAGGATCGTGGCCAGAGGCATTAAACTTCACAAGGCCGTCAGACTGATAAAAGTAAAATTGCTCGTCGATAGCAGTGTGATTGTACTTGTTTAAGCGCTTGTTCTGAAGCACCTCCTCCCAGACACAGGTGCGATCATAGTGCACTGAAATGGCGTACTCTGCTTTCTTTCTCCATAAGAAATACTCAATGATAAGCATTGGATCAGCATGAAGACGCAATTTGCTATCCAACCAGATGGAGTACCTAACAGGTAAAATGTGTTATGTTAGCCATGGAGAAGAAAATGCATGTAGTGGTAATATGTATAGGAAAATACATATATGTGCCAGTTAAAAGAAAACTAGGAGTAATAAAAACTAAGATCCTAAACTACATTAGTAGTTGATGAGATGACATGCATCAGCAATCAACCAGCTAATAAGTAGTAACGAACTAACTCCGCGTGCTTTAGAATTTATATAATTTTATTCTGCGGGAGTATAGAGTACTATACAGAATCTCCATGCAACTAGATATCATGGACAAATACATCAGCAAAAAACTTACAAGGCAGATGGGAAGAGTCGGTGAGCCAGAAGTTTTGGCACCTTTCCTGCTCTCCGCATATCTTTGTAGGGTAAATTCTTAACTACAACAATTCTCCAAAGACCAATGGATCCATTTTCATCAGGGATGTGTCCTTCAGAGGAAAGGGTTGTCAACGTTAGCTCATCCAGGAACATGATGAAGCACACATTCTTCTTAGAGTATGAGCCAATCTGTGAGATTTTTAAACTGGTAAATGATAATGTTTCTGAAACAGTGTAATAAAGAGAGAAAAGCATGCAATCACCATGGGATTGAAAAAACACAAAGAGATTGCCAAGGAGGAAATGATGGTGACTTGCCATTTTGCATCTGAAAAacatggtactccctccgtccgaaaaagcttgtccctcaaatggatgtatttagcatcaagttagtgctagatacatccatctGAGAGACAAGCTTGGGACAAGTTTTTTCGGGCGGAGGAAGTACTTGTTAAGAATGCATGCACAAAAAAGGAATAAGAACATTACTCTGCTTTTAGTTGGTCTCCTTAAGTAATCAGAGCCTCCAAAAATGCATGATGAAACCACCACACGGCAGGTAGCCATATAAGCCCTGTCATGTTCATCCAAATCAAATCCACTACTAGGATAACCCTCTGGACCTTCTACGAAACCACAGTGAAGACTTTGGTTTTTTGCATAATATGTTTCCTCTCTTTCCTGAAGACTCTGGTGCCCAGCAAACAATGGTTCAAAAATCCCATTACCAATCAAATGTCCCTCAGTCAAGATATACTTCAACAAAAACTGTGTAAAATTGTTGTAGTCAGCAGGCTCCACAAGATTGTCAACCGACGGCAAAAACTCAATTTCACAGGGCCCATCTGCAATATTACATTCTGTATGTCAAGTTGTCAACAAACGTAACTATTATAGAACCAAGAAACATGCAAAAATTAATATCATTTACATGGTTCCATTTAGCACATAAATAGGTTAGGAAATGCCAAGTGTCAGGCTTTGTGTCAAGTTTGAGCGATGAACAGCATTAATCAAGGTAGAAAATAAGAGAGTAGATATTTTGAATGTAGAACCATGAGATCTTATCAACATGTTTGTTTCAACTGAGTACATCTAAGATAAAAATTGGATAACAGATTTATCTTACAAAGGTTTAAAATGACAATGTTTTAGGAAATCAACGTTTAGAGAGTAGATAGAGTCCAGAATATCTCTTACAactctttttctttcttcctTTGATGAAGGGTTCTGACTTGTCTATAGTCCTGACATAAAAGTAAATCTGATGATACCCGAAGGTATGCGCATATACACAAGTACATATTTATATATGGAAAATGGTAAATGTGCACTTACATAGAGATATTTTCCTTGACCGTGGTATTGCGTTTGTCTCTCTTATCCATTCCCTTTCCAACGTTCTCCCTGTTCATTGGACCTTGATGTATTGCTGCATAGCAGAACATTGTCGATTTGTGGGAACTCTGATAACATTGTCAGCCAAAGATGCATGTGTCACTCTAACAAGCATCTGAGTTACACGAAGATTCTAGATAGCGGGGTTCAGCAATATAATTCTTCTTACACGATTTTGTTTTTCTTAACTGAATTACTCAATTTTGTTGCACTTAAATCACATGATGAACAATGGATAGCTTCATAACCTGGTAAGTGACAACACAGAGAGGTGGAGACCAGTTGCAATTTATTTCATGCAATTAAGTACTCCATGTAGCACAGATTTCACCGCACATAAGAGCCAGGCATGATACAAATATTTAGCAGGTCGTACATCTATGCCTAGGCGAACAATAATCCCGTGAATTATAGCGAATGGGAGGAAGAGAACATGGATGCCACCACAAACACTGAGACGAAAAAATCGCAGTCTGTTCACCTACATTGCAGCAAAGCGCGGGGTGGTTGGGCTTGGGCAGGAGGAGAGCTTACGGTGGAATGGGAGGCTGGCGTGGGAGGAGAAGGAGAGGTAGGCGAGGGAGAGGAGCGCCAGGGCGAAGGTCGGGGGGAGGAGCAGGCGGCAACGGCGCCGCGGCCGTCGGGAATGGCG
The sequence above is a segment of the Aegilops tauschii subsp. strangulata cultivar AL8/78 chromosome 6, Aet v6.0, whole genome shotgun sequence genome. Coding sequences within it:
- the LOC109778108 gene encoding probable hexosyltransferase MUCI70 translates to MGREQPKEKRTGGDFAAATRRSGASAALGHMVEHRLPTTGLPPAAGPRRHSRRPRRRCRLLLPPTFALALLSLAYLSFSSHASLPFHPIHQGPMNRENVGKGMDKRDKRNTTVKENISMTIDKSEPFIKGRKKKSYGPCEIEFLPSVDNLVEPADYNNFTQFLLKYILTEGHLIGNGIFEPLFAGHQSLQEREETYYAKNQSLHCGFVEGPEGYPSSGFDLDEHDRAYMATCRVVVSSCIFGGSDYLRRPTKSRIGSYSKKNVCFIMFLDELTLTTLSSEGHIPDENGSIGLWRIVVVKNLPYKDMRRAGKVPKLLAHRLFPSALYSIWLDSKLRLHADPMLIIEYFLWRKKAEYAISVHYDRTCVWEEVLQNKRLNKYNHTAIDEQFYFYQSDGLVKFNASGHDPVLPSYVPEGSFIVRAHTPMSNLFSCLWFNEVNRFTSRDQLSFAYTYLKLRRMNAGRNFQLNMFKDCERRAVAKLFHHRANGTTDPPPKNLRTDKNHSSMPS